GAGTTCGGGTCTTGTCTCGGTCCGAATACATTGAAATATCTTAGCGCGACAGTTTTAAGTCCGTATATTCTCGTGAATACATTACAGTATTTTTCACCTGATAATTTTGAAACTGCATATGGTGATAACGGATTAGGAATCATTGATTCATCTTTCGGCAGTTTAGGATTATCTCCGTAAACTGATGATGAAGATGCGAACACAATCTTCTGTACATTATTTTTTCTTGCTGCTTCTAAAATATTCAAAGTACCTGTAACATTTACTTCGTTAGATGTTATCGGGTCATTGATTGAGCGCGGAACAGAAGGTAATGCTGCCTGATGCAGAATTACATCTATACCCTGAACTGCATCTTTTACTATGTGATAACTTCTTATATCACCTTCAATCAGTTCAATATCGTTTCCGTAAGATGTTAAATTCTCTCTTTTTCCTGTAGAAAAATTATCAAGTACTCTCACTTCATAGTTTCTTTTAAGCAGTTCACCGACAATATTTGAACCGATAAATCCTGCACCACCTGTTACTAAAAATTTCATACTGGGATTGTGTTAAAAGTTTTAAACAAGGCTCCGCCAATTACCTCCCATTTTCTTTTCAAAAAAATATAAGGTATCAGCGGGGAAATTCTTTTAAACCATAATACTGTAAATAAAAATTATTGTACTACTTCCTGCTACAACTCAGATACTATTCCGTTCTCAAACTTGTACTTCTTGTTTGACTGCTC
The genomic region above belongs to Bacteroidota bacterium and contains:
- a CDS encoding SDR family oxidoreductase: MKFLVTGGAGFIGSNIVGELLKRNYEVRVLDNFSTGKRENLTSYGNDIELIEGDIRSYHIVKDAVQGIDVILHQAALPSVPRSINDPITSNEVNVTGTLNILEAARKNNVQKIVFASSSSVYGDNPKLPKDESMIPNPLSPYAVSKLSGEKYCNVFTRIYGLKTVALRYFNVFGPRQDPNSQYSAVIPRFIKAIMAGESPVIFGDGEQSRDFTFVRNVIEGNILAATTDCESGIAMNCACHGRITLNELVTDINEILGKDVKPIYKEPRAGDIKHSFADINLAETNLHYKPLVNFKEGLRITIESFK